The Runella sp. SP2 genome includes a window with the following:
- the cmr5 gene encoding type III-B CRISPR module-associated protein Cmr5, with protein sequence MAKTINGIEQGRADFAYKCANQTLLLKDFKYDNDNKTTNNASFFTVSFKKKFEKDLKDNSLNNRILEDFLLNPSKDKDKKFEGFKKRLAEHYEKYGKEYKAYVKKTPMMVKTSGLGATLAFIMSKKKDGNAWALIYNQVDNWLKTSDNHYLINNKNGELSEIIIQLESGQYRAVTNEVLALFNWLRRFAEGLIEGDDLIQE encoded by the coding sequence ATGGCTAAGACAATCAATGGAATCGAACAAGGAAGAGCAGATTTTGCTTACAAATGTGCAAATCAAACTTTACTACTGAAAGATTTCAAATATGACAACGATAATAAAACAACAAATAATGCTTCTTTTTTCACTGTTTCTTTTAAGAAGAAGTTTGAAAAAGATTTGAAAGATAATAGTCTTAACAACAGAATTTTAGAAGATTTTTTGCTTAATCCTTCTAAAGATAAAGACAAAAAGTTTGAGGGCTTTAAGAAAAGACTTGCTGAACATTACGAGAAGTACGGTAAAGAGTATAAAGCTTATGTCAAAAAAACTCCCATGATGGTAAAAACAAGTGGTTTAGGAGCAACATTAGCATTTATCATGTCGAAGAAAAAAGATGGAAATGCTTGGGCATTGATTTATAATCAAGTTGATAATTGGTTAAAAACTTCAGATAATCACTATTTAATTAACAATAAGAATGGAGAACTATCAGAAATTATCATCCAATTAGAAAGCGGTCAATATCGTGCAGTAACTAACGAAGTACTGGCATTATTTAATTGGCTTCGCCGATTTGCAGAAGGTTTAATTGAGGGAGATGATTTAATCCAAGAATAA
- the cmr4 gene encoding type III-B CRISPR module RAMP protein Cmr4, with protein MFKQSKPLFFICETPLHAGSGSDLGIVDLPIQRERHTSFPKIEGSSFKGAVREAVEQKSVDFTANNKTLKTNDKKHCVALAFGPEDGDAHAGALGFSDARLLLFPVKSVKGVFAWVTCPKVLEQFKRDMSLTGITVTITGNEPKSDNCITESKNLKIGNDKIVLEEYAFTIGSSYDVTIDNKALGAWLSKLITDGFWKDKLTTDIVILSNDDFKDFVNLSTEVITRTKIDNKTGTVQAGALFTEEFLPAESIMYSLVLASPVFLKDKDKKEAILQTDVDVMNYFATALPDVIQIGGDATLGKGIVRVVKSLLTAKEVSNG; from the coding sequence ATGTTCAAACAATCCAAACCCCTATTTTTCATTTGCGAAACACCCTTGCACGCTGGCAGTGGCTCAGATTTGGGTATAGTTGATTTACCTATTCAACGAGAAAGACACACTTCTTTCCCAAAAATAGAAGGTTCTTCTTTTAAAGGTGCTGTCAGAGAAGCTGTTGAGCAAAAAAGCGTAGATTTCACCGCTAATAATAAAACACTGAAAACTAATGATAAAAAGCATTGTGTTGCTTTAGCTTTTGGTCCAGAAGATGGTGACGCACACGCTGGTGCATTAGGCTTTTCAGATGCTCGTTTATTACTTTTTCCTGTAAAAAGTGTAAAGGGCGTTTTCGCTTGGGTTACTTGCCCAAAAGTATTAGAGCAGTTTAAGCGTGATATGTCTTTAACAGGTATAACAGTTACAATAACTGGAAATGAACCAAAATCTGATAATTGTATAACAGAAAGCAAAAACTTAAAAATTGGCAACGATAAAATCGTTTTAGAAGAATATGCTTTTACTATTGGCAGTTCTTATGATGTTACAATAGACAATAAAGCACTTGGTGCATGGCTTTCTAAGCTAATTACTGATGGCTTTTGGAAGGATAAACTTACAACTGATATTGTTATTTTATCAAATGACGATTTCAAGGATTTTGTCAACCTAAGTACCGAAGTTATCACACGCACAAAGATTGATAACAAAACAGGTACAGTACAAGCAGGTGCATTATTTACCGAAGAGTTTCTTCCTGCCGAAAGTATCATGTATAGTTTAGTCCTGGCAAGTCCTGTATTTTTAAAAGATAAGGATAAGAAAGAGGCGATTCTTCAAACTGATGTAGATGTTATGAATTATTTTGCTACTGCACTGCCTGATGTAATTCAAATTGGAGGCGATGCTACATTAGGGAAAGGTATTGTACGAGTTGTAAAATCATTACTAACAGCAAAGGAGGTATCAAATGGCTAA
- a CDS encoding type III-B CRISPR module-associated Cmr3 family protein encodes MPYIKIEAIDTLFFKDGRPFSMGEETYATGIFPPPPSVFLGMLRSAYASEKNIPLDRIKEETEHIKIEGVYYSADNDYYPIPLDLVRLKSLHEDENEAISLFASNLQGLVSSSSKKLEYVLCHNEHIENIPNGMIDRKLFEYYLKDSRPMNFNWKYQPISKLTKTEFKIGIGRNKQNKQSEDGKLYRVGMVRLQNNTPEHRLNFVIKTNIDNVGYLGKLGAEGKSVIFHNEEQFTPLNKIDYADNSHFRLYLNTPAFFEKGHIPNLKKHFPSWDFEVITYAVGKPLHIGGFDMAEKGGFPKSMLKAVPAGSVYYVKILNGTTKAFVESLEKNPVSSISDYRANEGFGLFYVGNLDMNKRIKSIL; translated from the coding sequence ATGCCATACATCAAAATAGAAGCCATTGATACCCTATTTTTTAAGGACGGACGACCCTTTTCTATGGGAGAAGAAACCTACGCTACTGGTATTTTTCCACCACCACCAAGTGTATTTTTAGGAATGTTGAGAAGTGCTTACGCCAGTGAAAAAAATATCCCTTTAGATAGGATTAAAGAAGAAACGGAGCATATAAAAATTGAGGGAGTCTATTATTCGGCAGATAATGATTATTATCCGATTCCTCTTGATTTGGTAAGATTGAAAAGCTTACATGAAGATGAAAATGAAGCCATATCGTTATTTGCTAGTAATCTGCAAGGGCTTGTATCAAGTTCATCTAAAAAATTAGAATATGTTCTTTGTCATAACGAGCACATAGAAAATATACCTAATGGTATGATAGATAGAAAATTGTTTGAGTATTATCTCAAAGATAGTCGCCCTATGAATTTTAATTGGAAGTATCAACCTATAAGTAAATTAACCAAAACAGAGTTTAAAATAGGAATTGGGAGAAACAAGCAGAATAAACAAAGTGAAGATGGCAAATTGTACAGAGTAGGAATGGTTAGACTTCAAAATAACACTCCTGAACATAGATTAAACTTTGTAATTAAAACAAATATAGATAATGTTGGATATTTGGGAAAATTAGGTGCAGAAGGTAAAAGTGTAATTTTCCATAATGAAGAACAATTTACACCATTGAATAAAATTGATTATGCCGACAATAGTCATTTTCGCCTGTACTTAAACACACCTGCCTTTTTTGAAAAGGGCCATATTCCAAACCTAAAAAAGCATTTTCCTTCATGGGATTTTGAAGTTATTACTTATGCCGTAGGTAAACCATTACACATAGGTGGGTTTGATATGGCTGAAAAAGGTGGTTTCCCAAAATCAATGCTGAAAGCAGTACCTGCTGGAAGTGTTTATTATGTTAAAATACTAAATGGTACTACGAAGGCTTTTGTAGAAAGTCTTGAAAAAAATCCTGTTTCATCAATTAGCGACTACAGAGCAAACGAAGGTTTTGGATTATTTTATGTAGGTAACTTAGATATGAATAAACGTATTAAATCAATTTTATGA
- a CDS encoding YafY family protein: protein MGKRHDSYVKLKAILTIHKMLRTGNSYSGEELAEVCDTDKRTIIDYIAFMRNELKASIDSSRYFGYKYNSEKPFSMLQLEFEGPEQPDTTKRREILLNELLYYIHQLQKTDVLDGFENILFALEQEIRAIIGPYILLTEYEEEELKGDLNPLIEFEEVELRGRSYFDKLYQLIHRKEFIKIRYQGFEMAEAETKVVMPLQLREHNNRWYLVGWAQGNNQSVFLQVFPIDRMLNQPFVTQEQFKHPNKADLNAHFKNMVGVTKKGKPRKVKLKFHDSVRERYALTKKIHPTQEASIDPQDGKTVLELRVICNNELITKILEYGSAIEVLEPASLRNKVAGILKAALQYYV, encoded by the coding sequence ATGGGAAAACGACACGACTCCTACGTCAAGCTAAAAGCAATTCTGACGATTCATAAAATGCTTCGTACGGGAAATTCGTACTCGGGCGAAGAATTGGCCGAGGTATGTGATACGGATAAAAGAACGATTATCGACTACATCGCTTTCATGCGTAATGAGTTAAAAGCTTCTATTGATTCAAGTCGTTATTTTGGATACAAGTACAATTCTGAGAAACCATTTTCGATGTTACAATTGGAGTTTGAAGGCCCTGAGCAGCCCGATACGACCAAACGTAGAGAAATTCTGCTGAATGAGTTACTGTATTATATTCATCAACTTCAAAAAACTGACGTGTTAGATGGATTTGAAAATATTCTTTTTGCCTTAGAACAAGAGATACGAGCCATAATTGGCCCCTATATACTATTGACTGAATATGAGGAAGAAGAGCTAAAAGGAGACCTGAATCCCTTGATTGAATTTGAAGAAGTAGAACTAAGAGGTCGGAGCTATTTTGATAAACTTTATCAATTGATTCACCGCAAAGAATTTATCAAGATTAGGTATCAAGGGTTTGAAATGGCAGAAGCCGAAACCAAGGTGGTTATGCCTTTACAGTTGCGGGAACATAATAACCGCTGGTACTTGGTGGGTTGGGCACAAGGAAATAACCAAAGTGTGTTTCTCCAGGTATTCCCCATTGACCGAATGTTAAATCAACCTTTTGTGACCCAAGAACAATTTAAACATCCTAACAAGGCTGATTTGAATGCCCATTTCAAAAATATGGTGGGGGTAACAAAAAAAGGTAAACCCAGAAAAGTGAAGCTAAAATTTCACGATTCAGTACGAGAAAGATATGCCCTCACCAAAAAAATCCATCCAACGCAAGAAGCTTCTATTGATCCCCAAGATGGAAAAACGGTTTTGGAACTTCGGGTGATTTGTAACAATGAGCTAATTACAAAAATCTTAGAATATGGTAGCGCCATTGAAGTACTGGAACCAGCCTCTCTTCGTAATAAAGTAGCTGGGATTCTTAAAGCTGCACTGCAATATTATGTTTAA
- the cmr6 gene encoding type III-B CRISPR module RAMP protein Cmr6, with translation MKKGIFIILNDNGKLVACIKRADGQAIRIPELEVNPDIQELDGMPCEYFKKEILIIDGENIYQKKYTPKEELKQEVKSPSIDFKSQLNQAMNAKDTEDESMENKKRTKLSQDSFSIQDSKVPSDVRQIRISDRDIDNFHLKLNKFARFDGDKFYFFRKLKNGGYEIKEKFGVLENRFAELNKRHCKNAKSLFGENIIELTLTPSYHLVVGLGGHSVYETSMTLHHIYGVPYIPASSIKGVVRSWIILDMFDNKESSALEDDTFVKWFGSQSSAGKLVFFDAFPNEKPRIEPDIMNVHYPKYYQGTEPPTDTQSPVPVSFLTVTKSPFKFFIGSSELNINSDKLKDKTIEDWLKDALINHGIGAKTAIGYGYFH, from the coding sequence ATGAAAAAGGGCATATTTATCATACTTAATGACAATGGCAAACTTGTAGCTTGCATCAAACGAGCTGATGGGCAGGCCATAAGGATACCAGAATTGGAAGTAAATCCTGACATTCAAGAATTAGATGGAATGCCTTGTGAGTACTTCAAAAAGGAAATTTTAATCATAGATGGTGAAAATATCTATCAGAAAAAATACACCCCTAAAGAAGAGCTAAAGCAAGAGGTAAAAAGTCCTTCCATTGATTTTAAATCACAGCTTAACCAAGCAATGAATGCTAAAGATACAGAGGATGAATCAATGGAAAATAAGAAAAGAACCAAACTTTCACAGGATAGTTTTTCTATTCAAGACTCCAAAGTACCATCGGATGTAAGGCAAATAAGGATTAGCGATAGAGATATTGACAACTTTCATTTAAAACTTAACAAATTTGCTCGTTTTGATGGTGATAAGTTTTACTTTTTTCGGAAATTAAAAAATGGAGGCTACGAAATCAAAGAAAAATTTGGTGTGTTAGAAAATAGATTCGCAGAACTCAATAAGCGTCATTGTAAGAATGCGAAATCCTTATTTGGGGAGAATATTATTGAGTTAACTCTTACCCCAAGCTATCATTTAGTAGTAGGACTTGGGGGGCATTCTGTGTATGAAACCTCTATGACTTTACACCATATTTACGGTGTTCCATACATTCCTGCCAGTTCAATAAAGGGTGTTGTGCGTAGTTGGATTATTCTTGATATGTTTGATAATAAAGAATCGTCAGCTCTTGAAGATGATACTTTCGTAAAATGGTTTGGTAGTCAATCAAGTGCTGGTAAATTGGTATTTTTTGATGCTTTTCCCAATGAAAAGCCAAGAATAGAGCCTGACATTATGAATGTTCATTATCCTAAATATTATCAAGGGACTGAACCTCCTACAGATACGCAATCTCCTGTACCTGTTTCTTTTTTAACTGTTACGAAAAGTCCCTTTAAGTTCTTTATAGGTTCATCAGAACTGAATATAAACAGTGATAAGCTAAAAGATAAAACAATTGAAGATTGGCTCAAAGATGCACTTATTAACCACGGTATCGGGGCAAAAACTGCAATTGGCTACGGATACTTTCATTAA
- the cas10 gene encoding type III-B CRISPR-associated protein Cas10/Cmr2, whose product MSNNKKYLFLLTIGPVQAFIAQARKTVDLYAGSKILTELTKTGIAYIGRKKIVFPYAKYETEKDWEEVNSLPNRFVAQLSGTESEINQLGKDTEDAIRAKFKSISEKVLKNAGIPTFPAFEQQIEQHLDIYWAAIELENDYKETYAKLEQVIGSLKNMRQFQQYTYEGIGEKGRKCSIDGGRNAIIYRENPEKKRPFALSSQAKPTNYKLDEGEALSAVSYTKRAYKAESFPSTASIALMHVHHILKNDGLAKICYKLLSETNDQLFYKENIERKPYLEKTIRESNGNSSLTPNSILNCHENYWKVAEKQGFKSSDKHKYYAVLTFDGDSMGKWLGGANVNGSLEAFHEDFSKHLSAFAKKADEIVKKEVKGYTVYAGGDDYLGFANINHLFGVLQELQEAYKTEVSNPLATYRKDGKEITFSAGICIAHYKEPLRLVLQQAHTMMDKAKNIDDDKNCFGISVIKGSGENLETVWKNEHIGLLKEITEGLMDKENKELPYFSDKYIKVLETEFQKLVNEKNQLDKRELLVTEIKRTLTRAVNKGSKGEKQNAVKTMSETLDKLHNANLSDLPNFFSALNFCRFMQRELCPKTFFNL is encoded by the coding sequence ATGAGCAATAACAAAAAATATCTATTCCTACTAACCATTGGCCCTGTACAGGCTTTTATTGCTCAGGCAAGAAAGACTGTGGACTTGTATGCTGGAAGTAAGATTTTAACAGAACTCACAAAAACGGGTATAGCGTATATTGGAAGAAAAAAAATTGTTTTTCCTTATGCAAAGTACGAGACAGAAAAGGATTGGGAGGAAGTTAATTCTCTTCCTAATCGTTTTGTAGCACAATTATCAGGTACAGAAAGTGAGATAAATCAACTTGGTAAAGATACGGAAGATGCAATTAGAGCAAAATTCAAAAGTATTTCAGAAAAGGTATTGAAAAATGCTGGAATACCAACATTCCCAGCTTTTGAACAGCAGATTGAACAGCATTTGGATATTTACTGGGCTGCTATTGAGCTTGAAAATGACTATAAAGAAACTTATGCAAAGTTGGAGCAGGTAATTGGTTCGCTTAAAAATATGCGACAGTTTCAACAATATACTTATGAGGGTATTGGAGAAAAGGGTCGTAAATGTAGTATTGATGGAGGGCGAAATGCTATTATTTACAGAGAAAACCCTGAGAAGAAAAGACCTTTTGCATTAAGTTCTCAGGCTAAACCAACTAACTACAAATTAGACGAAGGCGAAGCCTTGAGTGCAGTAAGTTATACCAAAAGAGCTTACAAAGCTGAATCTTTTCCCTCTACTGCTTCTATTGCATTAATGCACGTTCATCATATTTTAAAAAATGATGGACTTGCTAAAATCTGTTACAAGTTACTCAGCGAAACAAATGATCAACTTTTCTATAAGGAGAACATTGAAAGAAAGCCTTATTTAGAAAAGACAATAAGAGAATCAAATGGTAACAGTTCACTAACTCCAAATTCTATTCTTAACTGTCATGAGAACTATTGGAAGGTAGCTGAAAAGCAAGGGTTTAAATCAAGTGATAAACATAAATATTACGCTGTTTTGACATTTGATGGTGACAGTATGGGCAAATGGTTAGGCGGTGCAAACGTTAACGGAAGTTTAGAGGCATTTCATGAAGATTTTTCAAAGCATCTGAGTGCTTTTGCCAAAAAAGCTGATGAGATAGTAAAGAAGGAAGTTAAAGGTTATACAGTATATGCTGGTGGAGATGATTATTTGGGTTTTGCCAATATCAATCATCTGTTTGGTGTTTTACAAGAATTACAAGAGGCATATAAAACAGAAGTTAGCAACCCTTTAGCAACCTACAGAAAAGATGGCAAAGAAATAACTTTTTCAGCAGGTATTTGTATAGCACATTACAAAGAGCCTTTACGTTTGGTACTTCAACAAGCCCATACCATGATGGATAAAGCCAAAAATATAGACGACGACAAAAATTGCTTTGGTATTTCTGTTATCAAAGGGTCTGGTGAGAATTTAGAAACGGTCTGGAAAAATGAGCATATAGGTTTGTTAAAAGAAATTACGGAGGGATTGATGGATAAAGAGAACAAAGAGCTTCCCTATTTCTCAGATAAATACATTAAAGTATTAGAAACAGAGTTTCAAAAACTCGTTAATGAGAAAAATCAATTAGACAAAAGAGAACTCCTTGTTACAGAAATCAAAAGAACACTTACCCGTGCAGTAAATAAAGGTTCAAAGGGAGAGAAACAAAATGCAGTAAAAACGATGAGTGAAACTTTAGATAAATTACACAATGCAAATTTATCAGATTTACCTAATTTCTTTTCAGCACTAAACTTTTGCCGTTTTATGCAACGAGAACTTTGTCCTAAAACCTTTTTTAACCTGTAA
- a CDS encoding recombinase family protein yields MKIGYARVSTKDQSLDLQTDALAKAGCEHVFTETASGAKSDRPELLKMLDFVRTGDVVVVYKLDRLGRSLKHLLDVVALLNQKGVGLFSINDAIDTTTPQGRLFFNISASFAEFERDLIRERTKSGLEAARARGRKGGRRAGMTKEAINKAILAEAYYKEGKLGVNAIAQEIGVSKMTLYKYLRHRGVKISAYHKTSKDNN; encoded by the coding sequence ATGAAAATTGGTTACGCCCGCGTCAGTACCAAAGACCAATCCCTCGATTTACAAACCGATGCTCTCGCCAAAGCTGGCTGTGAACATGTATTCACCGAAACGGCTTCAGGAGCCAAGTCGGATCGCCCTGAACTTTTGAAAATGCTTGACTTTGTTCGCACAGGTGATGTCGTCGTCGTTTATAAACTCGACCGACTCGGGCGCTCGCTGAAGCACTTACTCGACGTTGTTGCCTTGCTCAACCAAAAAGGGGTTGGCTTATTTTCCATCAACGACGCCATTGATACCACGACTCCCCAGGGGAGGTTGTTTTTTAATATCTCAGCCAGTTTTGCTGAGTTTGAACGGGACCTCATTCGCGAACGTACTAAGTCAGGCTTAGAAGCAGCTAGGGCCAGAGGAAGAAAAGGAGGGCGTCGAGCGGGTATGACCAAGGAAGCAATCAATAAAGCCATCTTAGCCGAAGCCTATTACAAAGAAGGTAAACTCGGGGTCAACGCCATTGCCCAAGAAATCGGGGTTTCCAAAATGACCCTCTACAAATACCTACGCCATCGAGGTGTAAAAATTAGTGCCTACCACAAAACATCCAAAGATAATAACTAA
- a CDS encoding ATP-dependent RecD-like DNA helicase: protein MTPTIHSFLGFIATAEQESALTAIERFLESDHDFIIVRGAAGTGKTSIMSAVTKYVTSLSLPPVLLAPTGRAAKNLAQKTGLPAKTFHSCLYVPTTDINEAIVRWVRKENDCPKQQVFIADESSMVSDRLEKNSDFISQNSLLADFVHFVRQGNSSNKIIFIGDICQLPPVGYSTNEAPPALVEHYLTNKFGLQGSTIELSQIMRQGARSQILTAATELRRSMTLQSLNTPKALGTPFYNPQQAVDLYLKRHITGKHDSVAILSFGHNYKNDCNTQIRSSLGLTGYLSANDTVMVTQPHLGGTYIANGEMGVVKDVDSKRHRVADLEFVEAAITFLDENDSEFTQKAMVLLTSLHSTITLEQRKALFASEFRSNRLFRQSQNIRDSVYLNALQLNYGHAFTVHKAQGSEWDTVIMNTWMPQTDLRFLYTGITRARSELFTNGAYRYVS, encoded by the coding sequence ATGACTCCAACTATTCATTCTTTTTTAGGCTTTATCGCTACGGCAGAACAAGAATCGGCACTGACTGCAATTGAACGCTTTTTGGAAAGCGACCATGACTTTATTATTGTTCGTGGAGCAGCAGGTACTGGTAAAACGAGTATCATGAGCGCCGTTACCAAATACGTAACCAGTCTTTCGTTACCTCCTGTGCTTTTAGCTCCCACGGGTCGAGCAGCGAAAAACTTGGCTCAAAAGACAGGATTACCTGCTAAGACATTTCACAGTTGCCTTTATGTCCCAACTACGGATATAAATGAAGCAATTGTACGATGGGTACGAAAGGAGAATGATTGCCCCAAGCAGCAAGTATTCATTGCCGATGAAAGCTCGATGGTAAGCGACCGTTTAGAAAAGAATAGTGATTTCATATCACAAAATTCGTTATTGGCCGATTTTGTTCATTTTGTGCGCCAAGGCAATTCTAGTAATAAAATAATTTTCATTGGGGATATTTGCCAACTACCTCCTGTCGGCTATTCAACAAATGAAGCACCACCTGCTTTAGTGGAGCACTATCTAACCAATAAGTTTGGTCTGCAAGGAAGCACCATTGAACTATCGCAAATCATGCGGCAAGGAGCTAGGTCACAAATTCTTACAGCCGCCACTGAGCTTCGTCGTAGTATGACTTTGCAAAGTTTGAATACGCCCAAAGCATTAGGGACACCGTTCTACAATCCCCAGCAAGCGGTGGATTTGTACCTCAAACGCCATATTACGGGTAAACATGATAGCGTTGCCATTCTATCGTTTGGTCACAATTATAAAAATGACTGCAATACCCAAATACGTTCTTCTTTAGGACTTACAGGGTATTTGTCTGCAAATGATACAGTTATGGTTACTCAGCCCCATTTAGGCGGTACTTATATCGCAAATGGTGAAATGGGCGTCGTGAAAGACGTGGACTCTAAACGCCATCGCGTAGCAGACTTAGAATTTGTTGAAGCTGCCATTACTTTTCTTGACGAAAATGACAGCGAGTTCACCCAAAAAGCCATGGTACTGCTCACTTCTTTGCATTCAACTATTACCCTAGAACAACGAAAAGCACTGTTTGCCTCTGAATTTCGCAGTAATAGACTTTTCCGTCAAAGTCAGAATATCAGGGATAGCGTATATCTAAATGCCCTTCAACTAAATTATGGACATGCGTTTACAGTACATAAAGCTCAAGGGAGCGAGTGGGACACTGTTATTATGAATACATGGATGCCACAAACCGATTTGCGTTTTTTATATACAGGCATTACCAGAGCCCGCTCAGAGCTTTTCACCAATGGAGCCTACAGATATGTATCTTAA
- a CDS encoding CRISPR-associated endonuclease Cas6, with protein MKKIRFLKVQFDAEIEGWELPAFRGAVIQKAGEQHITFHNHINDQEVIYRYPVIQYKRIGRNPALICVDFGVDEVHHFFNNRNLDIEISGRKLSLNVKYLQMNQFTLQVWEKSFSMRLTQWLALNQENYAKYRATTDEFVHLTLLEGILKANIISFAKGIGWDVDKDIRLRIDTIEKSRLVTYKEQKLMAFDVTFRTNVSLPDYLGLGKGVSHGFGTVRQVRTQ; from the coding sequence TTGAAAAAAATTCGCTTTTTAAAAGTACAGTTCGACGCCGAAATCGAGGGATGGGAGCTACCTGCGTTTCGTGGGGCAGTCATTCAGAAGGCAGGAGAACAACACATCACCTTCCATAACCACATCAACGACCAGGAAGTCATTTATCGCTATCCCGTGATTCAGTACAAACGTATTGGTCGTAATCCTGCTTTGATTTGTGTGGATTTTGGGGTTGACGAGGTGCATCATTTTTTCAACAACCGCAACCTCGACATTGAAATCAGTGGGAGAAAGCTGTCGTTGAATGTAAAGTACCTTCAAATGAACCAATTTACTCTTCAAGTGTGGGAAAAAAGCTTTTCGATGCGGCTTACGCAGTGGCTTGCGCTCAACCAAGAAAACTACGCCAAGTACCGTGCTACCACCGATGAGTTTGTACACCTTACCTTGCTTGAAGGTATTCTCAAAGCCAATATTATCTCTTTTGCCAAAGGGATTGGGTGGGACGTTGACAAAGACATTCGGTTGCGTATAGACACCATTGAAAAATCGCGGCTAGTCACCTACAAAGAGCAAAAGTTGATGGCTTTCGACGTGACCTTCCGCACCAACGTTTCCTTACCCGATTACCTCGGACTAGGCAAAGGCGTAAGCCACGGATTTGGTACTGTTAGACAAGTAAGAACCCAATAA
- the cmr1 gene encoding type III-B CRISPR module RAMP protein Cmr1 has translation MQTITFTCEVITPMFLAGADGTHPELRPASIKGALRFWWRAMNGHLEWKKMLELEGKIFGNTQQRSSLIIRIEKDLKDISKAPLLPHKGGSLTPCFPKSDESFIVKFSLTKIENDFTLESIKALFILTSILGGLGKRSRRGFGSFKITKINTNNTIDLNFAMPRTIDDIHKLLPKNYFTLSNGKISSNFNRNEAYPHIKTIEFGKSFDDVPLGIISASHKVKEAEYLKAKESAEKKNDFIDGNKNKPNVKKYSDFEAAIGDGARRYASPIYISTLGNQPIITTLNHVPPSRVFPSHVTLQNELKNKLK, from the coding sequence GTGCAAACCATAACCTTTACTTGCGAAGTAATTACGCCGATGTTTCTGGCAGGAGCAGACGGCACACACCCCGAACTCCGCCCTGCGTCTATCAAAGGAGCTTTACGCTTTTGGTGGCGAGCAATGAATGGGCATTTGGAATGGAAAAAAATGCTTGAATTAGAAGGGAAAATATTTGGGAACACTCAACAAAGGAGTAGTCTGATAATTAGAATTGAAAAGGACTTAAAAGATATTTCAAAAGCTCCCTTATTACCACATAAAGGAGGTTCTTTAACTCCTTGTTTCCCAAAATCTGACGAAAGTTTTATTGTGAAGTTCTCTCTAACCAAAATCGAAAATGATTTCACGTTAGAATCAATTAAAGCCCTTTTTATACTAACATCCATTTTAGGCGGCTTAGGTAAAAGAAGTAGAAGAGGTTTTGGTTCTTTTAAAATAACCAAAATAAACACCAATAATACTATTGACCTAAATTTTGCAATGCCCCGTACAATAGATGATATTCATAAGCTACTACCCAAGAATTACTTTACACTAAGTAACGGTAAAATCTCATCCAATTTTAACCGAAATGAAGCTTATCCACATATAAAAACGATAGAATTTGGTAAATCATTTGATGATGTACCTTTAGGAATAATTAGTGCATCGCATAAAGTTAAAGAGGCTGAATACTTGAAGGCAAAAGAGAGTGCAGAGAAAAAAAATGATTTTATTGATGGCAATAAGAATAAACCAAATGTGAAAAAATATAGTGATTTTGAAGCTGCTATAGGTGATGGAGCTAGACGATATGCCTCTCCAATCTATATTTCGACATTGGGAAATCAACCAATTATTACAACTCTAAATCATGTGCCACCCAGTAGGGTATTTCCAAGCCATGTGACTTTACAAAATGAATTAAAAAATAAGCTAAAGTAA